The Panulirus ornatus isolate Po-2019 chromosome 32, ASM3632096v1, whole genome shotgun sequence genome includes a window with the following:
- the LOC139759204 gene encoding dnaJ homolog subfamily B member 12 has protein sequence MVHDGNKDEAEKCFNLAQKYFQEGNRDKAIKFTQKAERLYPSQKSQEFLDLLNRLSGTAGHSPHSNGTAGSEGDGGGGGGGRGGGTGSGENIRQRRKSTAGEERTSSASSSQSSGASGDFTKEQAEAVKKIMRCKDYYEILGITKDATDSDLKKAYRKLALQFHPDKNKAPGAGEAFKAVGNAFAVLSDAEKKKQYDLYGPEESSATNQHRSSYGHHDFTRGYESDMTAEELFNMFFGGGYPGGSVYVRRGGRWERAGGPGGRSYSGHQGHQHQTPHAEQSNLSVFLQLMPLLLILLLSLASSLLSSDPAYSLSPTSKYSVQRTTSNLGVSYYVKPDFSTEYHGSIRRLEQHVEEDYVSTLRNACFKEKNYKENMLWRARSFGDPQMFKRAQELRTPSCDSLQGLYN, from the exons ATGGTACATGACGGAAATAAAGATGAAGCTGAAAAGTGCTTCAATTTAGCACAGAAATATTTCCAAGAAGGAAACCGGGATAAGGCCATCAAATTCACGCAGAAAGCAGAAAGATTGTATCCTTCACAGAAGTCCCAAG aatttTTAGATTTGCTAAATAGATTAAGTGGTACAGCTGGCCATAGTCCACATAGTAATGGGACAGCTGgaagtgagggtgatggtggaggaggtggaggaggcagaggtggagggacgggGAGTGGTGAGAACATTCGACAGCGACGTAAATCAACAGCAGGTGAAGAAAGAACTAGTTCAGCCAGTTCATCACAGTCATCTGGTGCCTCTGGAGACTTTACTAAGGAACAGGCAGAAGCAGTTAAGAA AATCATGAGATGTAAGGATTACTATGAGATCTTAGGTATTACCAAGGATGCTACAGATAGTGACCTAAAGAAAGCTTATCGAAAACTGGCTCTTCAGTTCCACCCTGACAAGAACAAAGCACCTGGTGCTGGTGAAGCTTTTAAAG CTGTTGGTAATGCTTTTGCTGTGCTTAGTGATGCAGAGAAGAAAAAACAGTATGATCTTTATGGCCCTGAAGAATCTAGTGCCACTAATCAACATAGAAGTTCTTATGGTCATCATGACTTTACTCGTGGTTACGAAA GTGACATGACTGCAGAGGAACTCTTCAATATGTTCTTTGGTGGGGGCTACCCTGGTGGCAGTGTGTATGTGCGGCGAGGAGGTCGGTGGGAGCGAGCAGGCGGTCCAGGTGGTCGAAGTTACAGTGGGCATCAAGGACACCAGCATCAGACTCCCCATGCAGAACAGTCCAACCTGTCTGTATTTCTACAATTGATGccactcctcctcatccttctgttgTCCTTAGCATCATCCCTACTATCATCAGATCCTGCTTATTCGCTGTCGCCAACCAG TAAGTACAGTGTTCAGCGCACTACTTCCAACTTGGGAGTATCCTACTATGTGAAACCAGATTTTTCAACGGAATATCATGGAAGCATCCGACGATTAGAACAGCATGTAGAAGAAGATTATGTGTCAACTCTTAGGAATGCTTGCtttaaagaaaagaattata AGGAAAATATGTTATGGAGGGCTCGGTCCTTTGGTGATCCACAGATGTTTAAGAGGGCCCAAGAACTTCGAACCCCATCTTGTGATTCATTACAGGGTCTTTATAATTAA